The following are encoded in a window of Salegentibacter mishustinae genomic DNA:
- a CDS encoding GMC oxidoreductase — MSNYYENDTYDAIVVGTGISGGWAAKELSEKGFKTLVLERGRMVKHIEDYPTMNDDPWDYKFKGQLTREEEKRQQKQSRTGYTTNKASAHWFVDDIKHPYNETKRFDWMRGYHVGGRSIMWGRHSYRLSDLDFTANKTDGHGVDWPIRYRDIAPWYDYVESFIGVSGENLGLSQLPDGKFLPQMPLNCVEDHLKKSMAENFTDGRVLTAGRVAHITGDKKFEGRSNCQFRNRCIRGCPYGGYFSSNSSTLPAAERTGNMTLRPNSVVHEVVYDPETKLATGVKIIDAETKEKIEFKANVIFLCASAIASTSILMQSKSDRFENGMGNDSGELGHNVMDHHFKAGASGKYDGFKDQYYKGRKPNGIYLPRFRNINGSGNLGFIRGYGYQGGAGRGDWSESIAEASYGKELKEAIVKPGGWTMGLMGFGETLPYHENKMTLDYNKTDEWGLPTVTFDAEFKENELKMREDMVAQAVEMLEKGGFKDVQGYDDIGAPGLGIHEMGTARMGRDPKTSVLNGNNQVHAVKNVYVTDGAFMTSAGCQNPSLTYMAMTARAADHASKNFKKSNA; from the coding sequence GTGAGCAATTATTATGAAAATGACACTTATGATGCTATAGTCGTAGGTACAGGAATTAGCGGCGGTTGGGCCGCGAAAGAGCTTAGTGAGAAAGGATTTAAAACCCTCGTTCTGGAACGTGGGCGTATGGTTAAACATATAGAAGATTATCCTACCATGAACGATGATCCCTGGGATTATAAGTTCAAAGGACAATTAACGCGTGAAGAAGAAAAACGCCAGCAAAAACAATCCCGTACAGGTTATACTACGAATAAGGCTAGTGCGCATTGGTTTGTAGACGATATAAAGCATCCCTATAATGAAACCAAAAGATTTGACTGGATGCGTGGATACCACGTAGGCGGAAGATCTATTATGTGGGGAAGGCACAGCTACCGTTTAAGCGATCTGGATTTTACTGCAAATAAAACCGATGGTCATGGTGTAGATTGGCCAATTCGTTATAGAGACATTGCTCCGTGGTATGATTATGTAGAATCTTTTATCGGGGTAAGTGGTGAGAATCTTGGTTTAAGCCAGTTGCCAGATGGGAAGTTTCTACCGCAGATGCCTTTAAATTGTGTGGAAGATCACCTTAAAAAAAGTATGGCCGAGAATTTTACGGACGGACGTGTTTTAACTGCGGGACGTGTGGCGCATATTACAGGCGATAAAAAATTTGAAGGGCGTTCAAATTGTCAGTTTAGAAATAGATGTATTCGCGGGTGTCCTTACGGAGGCTATTTTAGCAGTAATTCTTCTACATTACCTGCTGCCGAGCGTACTGGTAATATGACCTTAAGGCCAAATTCAGTAGTTCACGAAGTAGTTTACGATCCTGAAACCAAATTGGCTACCGGAGTAAAAATAATTGATGCTGAAACTAAAGAAAAAATAGAATTTAAAGCTAATGTAATTTTCCTTTGTGCTTCTGCCATTGCTTCTACAAGTATCCTGATGCAATCAAAATCTGATCGATTTGAAAACGGAATGGGTAACGATAGTGGAGAATTAGGACATAATGTAATGGACCACCACTTTAAAGCTGGTGCTTCTGGAAAATATGATGGTTTTAAAGATCAATATTATAAAGGAAGAAAACCTAATGGGATCTATTTACCCCGATTTAGGAATATAAACGGAAGCGGTAACCTTGGTTTTATTCGTGGTTATGGTTACCAGGGAGGTGCCGGTCGTGGAGATTGGAGTGAAAGTATTGCCGAAGCATCTTATGGAAAGGAATTAAAAGAAGCTATTGTTAAACCTGGCGGCTGGACTATGGGCTTAATGGGCTTTGGAGAGACCTTACCTTACCACGAAAATAAAATGACCCTGGATTATAATAAAACCGATGAATGGGGCTTACCAACCGTAACTTTTGATGCAGAGTTCAAGGAAAATGAACTTAAAATGAGAGAAGATATGGTAGCACAGGCAGTAGAGATGCTGGAAAAAGGCGGGTTTAAAGATGTACAGGGCTATGATGATATTGGTGCTCCGGGCCTTGGAATTCACGAAATGGGAACCGCCCGAATGGGAAGAGATCCAAAAACATCGGTTTTAAATGGTAATAATCAGGTGCATGCAGTTAAAAATGTTTATGTAACTGATGGGGCTTTTATGACCTCTGCAGGCTGCCAAAATCCATCTTTAACCTATATGGCTATGACGGCAAGAGCAGCAGACCATGCTTCAAAAAATTTCAAAAAATCTAACGCTTAA
- a CDS encoding sugar phosphate isomerase/epimerase family protein, with translation MKITPTRFFPFSLLLFLFLGIYSCKDQKSEKDNIETAEVETEANAEPFFKLSLAQWSLNKPIFAGDLDPMDFAERANEMGFEGIEYVSSFYAEKIKKAENPEEAMQKVLDTLKAKSEEFNVENVLIMVDGEGELASPDKAEREKAVENHKKWVDAASFLGAHSIRVNLFGSEEPEEWKTSATEGLKALSEYAAEKNVNVLVENHGYLSSNAELLVEVIKDVNMENCGTLPDFGNFCLKREGGERWEAKCIAEYPKYQGIEEMMPYAKAVSAKSYAFNEEGEETTLDYKRILKIVQDAGYTGFVGVEYEGEDLSPEEGIKATKELLIEVGSELNTNNN, from the coding sequence ATGAAAATTACACCAACCAGATTTTTTCCCTTTTCACTTCTCCTTTTTTTATTTCTCGGAATTTATTCCTGTAAAGACCAAAAATCAGAAAAAGACAATATTGAAACTGCAGAAGTTGAAACCGAAGCAAATGCGGAGCCTTTCTTTAAACTTTCTCTCGCTCAATGGTCTCTTAATAAACCAATATTTGCAGGTGATTTAGATCCTATGGATTTTGCTGAAAGGGCAAATGAAATGGGTTTTGAAGGAATTGAATATGTTAGTTCTTTTTATGCTGAAAAAATTAAAAAAGCAGAAAATCCGGAAGAAGCTATGCAGAAGGTTCTGGATACTTTAAAAGCTAAAAGTGAAGAGTTTAATGTAGAAAATGTTTTAATTATGGTAGATGGGGAAGGTGAACTAGCCAGCCCTGATAAAGCAGAACGTGAGAAAGCCGTTGAAAATCATAAAAAATGGGTAGATGCTGCCAGTTTTTTGGGAGCTCACTCTATACGCGTAAATCTTTTTGGAAGTGAAGAGCCGGAAGAGTGGAAAACTTCAGCTACCGAAGGTTTAAAAGCTCTTAGTGAATATGCAGCTGAAAAAAATGTAAATGTTCTTGTAGAAAATCACGGTTACCTTTCTTCCAATGCTGAATTACTGGTAGAAGTAATTAAAGATGTAAATATGGAAAATTGTGGTACCCTACCCGACTTTGGAAATTTCTGTCTTAAAAGAGAAGGTGGAGAACGTTGGGAAGCCAAGTGTATTGCGGAGTATCCAAAATACCAGGGAATAGAAGAAATGATGCCTTATGCAAAAGCTGTAAGCGCTAAATCTTATGCTTTTAACGAAGAAGGAGAAGAAACTACATTAGATTATAAAAGAATCCTTAAAATTGTACAGGATGCAGGTTATACCGGTTTTGTGGGTGTAGAATATGAAGGTGAAGATTTATCCCCTGAAGAAGGCATTAAGGCCACCAAAGAACTTTTAATAGAAGTTGGCAGCGAGCTAAACACTAACAATAACTAA
- a CDS encoding nucleoside permease, producing the protein MKSLTRFQLSTMMFLEFFIWGGWFVTLGTFLGQNLSATGAQTGMAFSTQSWGAIIAPFIIGLIADRFFNAERILGFLHLVGAVLLYMMFQSEDFTNFYPFVLGYMILYMPTLALVNSISFYQMTDPSKQFSSIRVFGTLGWIVSGVVISLVFGWDSAMAREEGMLKYTFLMAAVASAVLGLFSFTLPKTPPSSKGEKVTLSDILGLEALALLKGRNFLMFFISSVLICIPLAFYYQNANPFLSEVGMKDPTFMMSIGQISEALFLLLLPFFFKKFGFKITLLAGMLAWVLRYLLFAYGNAGELVYMLILGIALHGICYDFFFVSGQIYTDSKAGPKIKSAAQGLITLATYGVGMLIGFWVAGQISDLYLNADGTHDWQQIWIVPAGFAFVVMIIFAIFFKNEDIAKKDIEI; encoded by the coding sequence ATGAAAAGTTTAACCAGATTTCAACTATCAACCATGATGTTCCTCGAATTCTTTATTTGGGGCGGATGGTTTGTAACTTTAGGAACATTTTTAGGACAAAATTTAAGTGCCACCGGTGCCCAAACCGGGATGGCCTTTTCTACACAATCCTGGGGAGCAATTATCGCTCCCTTTATTATTGGTCTCATTGCTGACCGCTTTTTTAATGCTGAACGCATTTTAGGGTTTCTTCACCTTGTAGGAGCGGTTTTGCTTTATATGATGTTTCAATCGGAAGATTTTACTAATTTCTATCCTTTCGTTTTAGGCTATATGATTCTTTATATGCCTACCCTGGCATTGGTAAATTCCATTTCCTTTTACCAAATGACAGATCCTTCTAAACAATTTTCCAGCATCAGGGTTTTTGGAACTTTAGGGTGGATTGTTTCTGGAGTGGTAATTAGCCTGGTATTTGGCTGGGATTCTGCTATGGCGAGAGAAGAAGGAATGTTAAAATATACGTTTTTAATGGCTGCCGTTGCTTCTGCAGTTTTAGGTTTATTTAGTTTTACTTTACCTAAAACCCCGCCAAGCAGTAAAGGCGAGAAAGTAACCTTATCTGATATTTTAGGCCTGGAAGCACTTGCTTTACTTAAAGGTAGAAACTTTTTGATGTTCTTTATTTCATCGGTTTTAATTTGTATTCCTTTGGCTTTTTATTACCAAAATGCCAACCCATTTCTTTCTGAAGTGGGAATGAAAGATCCTACTTTTATGATGTCTATAGGGCAAATCTCTGAAGCACTTTTCCTTTTATTACTTCCTTTCTTTTTTAAGAAATTCGGCTTTAAAATTACTTTACTGGCTGGGATGTTAGCCTGGGTACTTCGGTATTTACTATTTGCTTATGGTAATGCAGGCGAGTTAGTTTATATGCTAATCCTTGGAATTGCACTTCATGGAATTTGTTACGACTTTTTCTTTGTTTCCGGGCAAATCTATACCGATTCTAAAGCGGGACCAAAAATTAAAAGTGCGGCTCAGGGCTTAATTACTCTCGCTACTTATGGTGTGGGAATGTTGATTGGTTTCTGGGTAGCAGGACAAATCAGTGACCTTTATTTAAATGCAGATGGTACACACGACTGGCAACAAATATGGATAGTTCCGGCAGGTTTCGCCTTTGTGGTAATGATAATATTTGCTATTTTCTTCAAAAATGAAGATATCGCGAAAAAGGATATTGAAATATAA
- a CDS encoding Gfo/Idh/MocA family protein: MGKKIKLGVLGGGGDSLIGILHRVASSMFDKFEFVGGVFNPDHEESKKFAQELGIGTDRVYKDLDHLIAEEAKLPEDQRIKVVSILTPNFLHFPMAKQLLENGFNVICEKPMTTSYEEAKILEDTLNKSKTIFAVTYTYTGYPMIRQMKEMIAAGEIGEIQKIDVQYYQGWINPIIHDKDERNSIWRLDPEKGGISCCIGDIGTHAFDMIEYVSGLEVKELLADLNYVYSDNKMDVDGTVLLRFSEYVKGVLRSSQIATGEENNFAVKIYGKKAGLKWEQENPNYLYKLEDGQPMKVLKPGHEYNSALSLDGTKLPPGHPEGIFDSMGNIYKGVAKAINGEKYHPAEFPTMKDGIRGMNFIEKVVDSHAKGNVWVKLDA, encoded by the coding sequence ATGGGTAAAAAGATAAAATTAGGAGTATTAGGCGGCGGCGGTGATTCCCTCATCGGGATCTTACACCGGGTAGCCTCTTCTATGTTTGATAAATTTGAATTTGTTGGTGGGGTTTTTAATCCCGATCACGAAGAGAGTAAAAAATTCGCTCAGGAATTAGGTATTGGAACCGATAGGGTTTATAAAGACCTGGATCATTTAATTGCTGAAGAAGCAAAATTGCCGGAAGATCAGCGCATAAAAGTCGTTTCTATACTTACGCCAAACTTCCTGCATTTTCCTATGGCAAAGCAGCTCCTGGAAAATGGCTTTAATGTCATTTGTGAAAAACCAATGACCACTTCTTACGAAGAAGCCAAAATTCTTGAAGATACTCTCAATAAATCAAAAACCATCTTTGCGGTAACTTATACTTATACCGGTTACCCTATGATTCGCCAAATGAAAGAAATGATCGCTGCAGGCGAGATTGGTGAAATCCAAAAGATAGACGTGCAATATTACCAGGGCTGGATAAATCCTATTATTCACGATAAAGATGAAAGAAACAGTATTTGGCGTCTTGATCCCGAAAAAGGAGGCATCAGTTGTTGTATTGGTGATATTGGTACGCACGCTTTTGATATGATAGAATATGTTTCAGGTCTGGAAGTAAAAGAACTTTTAGCCGATCTAAACTATGTATATTCAGATAATAAGATGGATGTAGATGGTACTGTGCTGCTGCGCTTTTCAGAATATGTAAAAGGAGTACTTAGATCGAGCCAGATCGCTACCGGAGAAGAAAATAATTTTGCGGTAAAGATCTACGGAAAAAAAGCCGGCTTAAAATGGGAGCAGGAAAACCCGAATTACCTTTACAAACTAGAAGACGGGCAACCTATGAAAGTTTTAAAACCCGGGCACGAATATAATTCGGCGCTTTCCTTAGACGGAACAAAATTGCCCCCGGGACATCCAGAGGGTATTTTCGATTCTATGGGAAATATCTACAAAGGAGTTGCTAAAGCAATTAATGGTGAAAAATATCATCCCGCAGAATTCCCTACTATGAAAGATGGAATACGCGGAATGAACTTTATTGAAAAAGTAGTAGACTCTCACGCCAAAGGAAATGTTTGGGTAAAATTAGACGCATAA
- a CDS encoding sugar phosphate isomerase/epimerase family protein — translation MKTIKGPAVYLAQFMDTKAPFNSLDGLCKWASDLGYKGIQIPTWESALIDLKKAGENKDYCQEIKGKVESYGLVVTELCTHLQGQLVAVHSAYDTMFDNFAPNEVKGNPKARTEWAVEQMKSAARASRHFGLDVHGTFSGSLLWHTAHPWPQRPEGLVEMGFQELAKRWTPILNEFDEQGVDVCYEVHPGEDLHDGVTFERFLEATNNHKRVNLLYDPSHFVLQQLDYISYIDHYHEFIKMFHVKDAEFNPTGKKGSFGGYGDWIDRAGRYRHPGDGQVDFKTIFSKLTEYGCDVWAVLEWECCIKSPDQGAREGAPFIQSHIIEATEKKFDDFAGSEIDEQKLKRILGIN, via the coding sequence ATGAAAACGATAAAAGGACCTGCGGTTTATTTAGCACAATTTATGGATACCAAAGCGCCATTTAATAGTTTGGATGGTTTGTGCAAATGGGCGTCAGATTTAGGCTATAAAGGAATACAAATTCCAACCTGGGAATCGGCTTTAATAGATCTAAAAAAAGCCGGTGAAAATAAAGATTACTGCCAGGAAATTAAAGGAAAAGTAGAGTCGTACGGATTAGTAGTTACTGAGCTTTGTACTCATTTGCAAGGTCAGCTTGTGGCAGTGCATTCGGCTTACGATACTATGTTCGATAATTTCGCGCCTAATGAAGTTAAAGGCAATCCAAAAGCGAGAACTGAATGGGCCGTAGAGCAAATGAAAAGTGCAGCCCGTGCCAGTAGGCATTTTGGCTTAGATGTACACGGTACTTTTAGTGGCTCGCTGCTTTGGCATACCGCACATCCCTGGCCGCAAAGACCGGAGGGTCTTGTAGAAATGGGATTCCAGGAACTCGCAAAACGCTGGACGCCTATTTTAAACGAATTCGATGAACAGGGTGTAGATGTTTGCTACGAAGTGCACCCGGGAGAAGATCTTCATGATGGGGTTACTTTTGAACGTTTCCTGGAAGCAACTAATAATCATAAGCGAGTAAATTTATTGTATGATCCCAGCCACTTCGTGCTGCAACAATTAGACTATATTTCTTATATAGATCACTACCACGAATTCATAAAAATGTTCCACGTAAAAGATGCCGAATTTAATCCTACCGGGAAAAAAGGTTCTTTTGGTGGTTATGGAGACTGGATAGATCGCGCCGGGCGATATAGACATCCCGGAGACGGTCAGGTAGATTTTAAAACTATATTTTCTAAGTTAACCGAATATGGTTGCGATGTTTGGGCAGTTCTGGAATGGGAATGCTGTATTAAATCACCAGACCAGGGAGCCCGCGAAGGCGCACCTTTTATCCAAAGTCATATTATTGAAGCTACCGAAAAGAAATTTGATGATTTTGCTGGAAGTGAAATAGATGAACAAAAACTAAAACGAATCTTAGGAATTAACTAA
- a CDS encoding DUF1080 domain-containing protein — MKKNILILVTAAVIASACKSDKKENKADETSTAQDTTAMAISEDNWNKLFNGENLEGWKAFNADSISDQWQVKDSVIAFTPAEGDREGTENLISEKTYTNFELSLEWKISEGGNSGIMWGVQESEEFSEPYLTGPEIQILDNKLHPDAKNGEVRQAGALYDMMPPSEDKTRNAGEWNKTVIRINHKTNKGSVRLNGTLINEFPVHGEEWSKLVENSKFKDWEDFGKNREGHIALQDHSDEVWFRNIKIRELE; from the coding sequence ATGAAGAAAAATATTTTAATTTTAGTAACTGCTGCAGTAATAGCTTCCGCCTGTAAATCTGATAAAAAAGAAAATAAAGCAGATGAAACCAGTACTGCTCAAGATACTACCGCAATGGCCATTAGCGAAGATAATTGGAACAAACTATTTAACGGCGAAAACCTTGAAGGTTGGAAAGCTTTTAACGCTGATTCAATTTCAGACCAATGGCAGGTAAAAGATAGTGTTATTGCTTTTACTCCGGCTGAAGGTGACCGTGAAGGTACTGAAAACCTTATTTCAGAAAAAACCTATACTAATTTTGAACTTTCCCTGGAGTGGAAAATTTCAGAAGGAGGAAATAGCGGAATTATGTGGGGAGTTCAGGAAAGTGAAGAGTTTTCTGAGCCTTACTTAACCGGGCCTGAAATTCAAATTTTAGATAATAAATTACATCCAGATGCTAAAAACGGTGAAGTTAGACAGGCCGGCGCACTTTACGATATGATGCCGCCAAGCGAAGATAAAACCCGTAATGCCGGAGAATGGAACAAAACAGTAATACGAATTAATCATAAAACCAATAAAGGTTCAGTTCGCTTAAACGGAACTCTAATCAATGAATTCCCGGTTCATGGAGAAGAATGGAGTAAATTGGTAGAAAACTCGAAGTTTAAAGACTGGGAAGATTTCGGGAAAAATAGAGAAGGCCATATTGCATTGCAAGACCACAGTGACGAAGTGTGGTTTAGAAATATTAAAATAAGGGAATTGGAATAA
- a CDS encoding bifunctional alpha/beta hydrolase/OsmC family protein produces MRTEKVNFKNKNGDDLSGYLELPLNQDPHNFVLFAHCFTCNKNFFAAKNISRTLAQNGYGVLRFDFTGLGESEGDFADSNFSGNIQDLLAAATYLEEEFKAPSLLIGHSLGGAAVLFAAKELESVKAVTTIAAPSTTAHVQHLIENNVDEIEKNGEAKVNIGGRSFKIKKQFLDDIDKHELKPYLSELRKSLLIMHSPHDKIVSIKNAEELYIAARHPKSFVSLDGAEHLLAAEGDATYAGNVIATWASRYLTIPNKEIPESNADVVAGLEKEDAFTTRMKAGNHTFLADEPISAGGKDYGPTPYQFLSSGLASCTSMTLQMYAKRKKWPLKDVETHVYYSREHEKDCEDCENSNSKIDTFKREIKLYGDLDEKQKKRLLEIADRCPVHKSLTSATNIKTKLI; encoded by the coding sequence ATGAGAACTGAAAAAGTAAATTTCAAAAATAAGAATGGGGATGATTTATCGGGTTACCTGGAACTTCCATTAAACCAGGATCCTCATAATTTTGTTCTTTTTGCCCATTGTTTTACCTGCAATAAAAATTTCTTTGCCGCTAAAAATATAAGTCGAACTTTAGCACAAAACGGCTATGGGGTTTTACGTTTCGATTTTACTGGATTGGGAGAAAGTGAAGGTGATTTTGCTGACAGTAATTTTTCTGGAAATATCCAGGATCTTCTAGCTGCAGCCACTTACCTTGAAGAAGAATTTAAAGCTCCCAGCCTGCTCATTGGACATTCCCTTGGTGGCGCCGCTGTTTTATTTGCTGCTAAGGAATTGGAATCGGTTAAAGCGGTTACAACTATTGCCGCCCCATCTACTACTGCCCATGTTCAGCATTTAATTGAAAATAACGTAGACGAGATCGAAAAAAATGGAGAAGCAAAGGTGAATATTGGTGGAAGAAGTTTTAAAATCAAAAAGCAGTTTCTAGATGATATTGACAAGCATGAATTAAAACCTTACCTAAGTGAACTTAGAAAGTCACTTTTAATAATGCATTCGCCTCATGATAAAATTGTAAGTATTAAAAATGCCGAAGAATTATACATAGCGGCAAGACATCCTAAAAGTTTTGTTTCTTTAGATGGAGCGGAACACCTATTAGCTGCTGAGGGAGATGCTACTTATGCCGGCAACGTAATTGCTACCTGGGCTTCTCGATACTTAACAATTCCGAATAAAGAAATTCCTGAGTCTAATGCGGATGTGGTAGCAGGATTGGAAAAAGAAGATGCTTTTACTACAAGAATGAAAGCCGGAAATCATACTTTCCTTGCCGATGAACCTATAAGCGCCGGTGGAAAAGACTACGGCCCTACTCCATACCAGTTTTTATCCTCGGGGCTGGCTTCCTGCACGTCTATGACGCTTCAAATGTATGCTAAACGTAAAAAATGGCCATTGAAAGATGTGGAAACGCATGTTTATTACTCAAGAGAACATGAAAAAGACTGTGAGGACTGCGAAAATTCCAACTCTAAAATTGATACATTTAAAAGAGAGATCAAACTCTATGGCGATCTGGATGAAAAACAGAAAAAACGATTGCTAGAAATTGCAGACCGATGCCCTGTTCATAAAAGTTTAACTTCAGCAACAAACATAAAAACCAAATTAATCTAG
- a CDS encoding superoxide dismutase family protein → MKRISLSLVFCASLFIIGCKNDKKENDTENAAETEMNSEMDNSMEKEEETKEITVSLEPKSGSDLGGEVTFTQEDGEVTMEATITGLAEGQHAIHIHQKADCSAEDGTSAGGHWNPTNEKHGKWGDAEGYHKGDIGNFEVDANGEGTVSMTTDEWCIGCDDENKNIVGKAIIVHDGVDDYTSQPSGAAGTRVGCGVIKM, encoded by the coding sequence ATGAAACGAATAAGTTTATCACTAGTATTTTGCGCCTCATTATTTATAATAGGTTGTAAAAACGACAAAAAAGAAAACGATACTGAAAATGCTGCCGAAACAGAAATGAATTCTGAGATGGACAACAGTATGGAAAAAGAAGAAGAAACTAAAGAGATCACGGTTTCTTTAGAACCAAAAAGCGGAAGCGATCTTGGTGGAGAAGTAACTTTTACTCAAGAAGATGGCGAAGTTACCATGGAAGCTACAATTACAGGTTTAGCTGAAGGACAGCACGCGATCCATATTCACCAGAAAGCAGATTGCTCTGCTGAAGATGGAACTTCTGCCGGTGGTCACTGGAATCCAACTAACGAAAAACACGGTAAATGGGGCGATGCTGAAGGTTATCATAAAGGTGATATTGGAAACTTTGAAGTTGATGCCAATGGAGAAGGAACTGTTAGTATGACTACCGATGAATGGTGTATAGGTTGTGACGATGAAAACAAAAATATTGTTGGAAAAGCTATAATTGTACACGATGGTGTAGACGATTATACTTCTCAACCTTCTGGTGCAGCAGGTACTAGAGTTGGATGTGGAGTTATAAAAATGTAA
- a CDS encoding RNA polymerase sigma factor — translation MQQDALILELQNGNERAFERIYHLYSESTYGIIYSIIRDEKIAEEVLQDVFLKIWDKAPSYNSDKGRFFTWILNIARNASIDKIRSKDFKNDQQNLKTDNFVDILEAKTNFSEAVDAIGLKKYIDALKPVCKKLIDYLFFKGYTQKETSEELDMPLGTVKTRNRICIDKLRAMVIK, via the coding sequence ATGCAACAAGACGCTTTAATTTTAGAACTTCAAAATGGTAACGAACGTGCCTTTGAACGTATTTACCATTTGTATTCAGAAAGCACCTACGGAATTATTTATAGTATAATTAGAGACGAAAAGATTGCAGAAGAAGTGCTGCAAGATGTGTTCTTAAAAATTTGGGACAAAGCACCAAGCTATAATTCTGATAAAGGCCGATTTTTCACCTGGATCTTAAATATTGCCCGGAATGCTTCTATTGATAAAATAAGATCAAAAGATTTTAAAAACGACCAACAAAACCTTAAGACCGATAACTTCGTAGATATATTAGAGGCTAAAACTAATTTCTCTGAAGCTGTAGATGCAATAGGACTCAAAAAATATATTGATGCCTTAAAGCCGGTTTGTAAAAAATTAATAGACTACCTCTTTTTTAAAGGCTATACGCAAAAGGAAACTTCAGAAGAATTAGACATGCCGCTGGGAACTGTAAAAACTCGGAATAGAATTTGTATCGATAAATTAAGAGCAATGGTAATTAAGTAA
- a CDS encoding anti-sigma factor translates to MDIQKYISSGILELYVYGALSEQESREVSRVLKKYPEVKTEVEEIEKALLTLSAATAPNNTEHLIASIKEKLSKPTATTAPVATPVRTINWITYSGWAASLLLLIGLFIFFNRTNDLREDLQAANARNVQMEEQIANAREDAEKAEELLAVIRDRNVQRIPLKGQQVAPEAFASVYWNTEENTAYIDAKDLPEPPRGKVYQVWSLTMQPLTPTSIGLLADFEADDNKVFSLENQNQSEAFGITLEPEGGSETPTMDQLYVLGSVAAP, encoded by the coding sequence ATGGATATTCAAAAGTACATATCGTCTGGAATTCTTGAACTGTATGTTTATGGAGCGCTTTCTGAACAGGAAAGTCGTGAGGTGAGCCGTGTGCTTAAAAAATATCCTGAAGTTAAAACCGAAGTAGAAGAAATAGAAAAAGCATTACTTACACTTTCAGCTGCTACAGCTCCTAATAATACAGAGCATTTAATTGCTTCAATAAAAGAAAAATTAAGCAAGCCAACTGCAACTACCGCTCCGGTAGCGACTCCGGTAAGAACCATAAACTGGATCACTTATTCGGGTTGGGCAGCAAGTTTATTATTGCTTATTGGCCTTTTCATTTTCTTTAACCGAACCAATGACTTAAGAGAAGACTTGCAAGCTGCGAATGCCAGAAATGTTCAAATGGAAGAACAAATCGCAAACGCACGTGAAGATGCTGAAAAGGCAGAAGAATTACTAGCGGTTATAAGAGATAGAAACGTGCAGCGAATCCCGCTAAAAGGTCAGCAGGTAGCTCCTGAAGCCTTCGCTTCTGTCTATTGGAATACAGAAGAGAATACCGCTTATATAGACGCAAAAGATCTACCCGAACCGCCTAGAGGAAAAGTTTACCAGGTTTGGTCACTTACTATGCAACCTCTTACTCCTACCAGCATAGGTTTGCTGGCTGATTTTGAAGCCGATGATAATAAGGTTTTCAGTCTTGAAAACCAGAACCAGTCTGAAGCATTTGGAATTACCTTAGAACCTGAAGGTGGTAGTGAAACTCCAACAATGGACCAGTTATACGTTTTAGGATCTGTAGCTGCACCCTAA